A portion of the Oxynema aestuarii AP17 genome contains these proteins:
- a CDS encoding AAA family ATPase, with product MKFDLQRFYQACNPSKTLVFGNAEDAQYYIDFASVRGGKTIAELGRTIARLSPDEPTCQLFTGHIGCGKSTELLRLKADLEAQGFEAIYFESSQDLEMADVDICDILLAIARQVSETLEEQGIVLSAPYCRKLLVEAGMTLHLGMNWGEIAGLGEAIARLTTHAKESPKVRAQLRQYLEPRTSRILDAINNEILLPGTEQLKARGKQGLVAIVDNLDRVDNRTLASGRSQPEYLFVDRGEQLRKLKCHLVYTIPLSLMFSHDCEALKSRLGAGVAPKVLPMVPVRLKTGEDCREGMDLLREAIVVRAFPEVPSSERLELVGELFERPESLDRLCRISGGHIRNLLGLVYRCLQQEDPPFAAEAVETAIQERRDDLILALSTSDWQRLREVAQTKNIRGEARDQLLLRSMFVFEYRDARAGRWFDINPMLAETKALLDDPSTIPAV from the coding sequence ATGAAATTCGATTTACAGCGCTTTTACCAAGCGTGCAATCCGAGTAAAACGTTAGTGTTCGGTAATGCTGAAGATGCCCAGTATTACATCGATTTTGCGTCGGTACGCGGCGGTAAAACGATCGCCGAACTGGGGCGGACGATCGCGCGACTGTCCCCGGACGAACCGACCTGTCAACTATTTACGGGACATATCGGTTGCGGGAAATCGACAGAATTATTGCGACTGAAAGCGGACTTAGAAGCGCAAGGGTTTGAGGCGATTTATTTCGAGTCGTCCCAAGACTTAGAGATGGCGGATGTAGACATTTGCGATATCTTGTTGGCGATCGCGCGTCAAGTCAGCGAGACCTTAGAAGAACAGGGGATCGTCCTGTCGGCCCCTTACTGTCGCAAACTGCTGGTAGAAGCGGGAATGACGCTGCATTTGGGCATGAATTGGGGGGAGATCGCGGGGTTGGGGGAGGCGATCGCGCGGCTGACGACTCACGCGAAAGAAAGCCCGAAAGTCCGCGCTCAGTTACGACAATATCTCGAACCGCGTACCAGTCGTATTTTAGACGCGATCAACAACGAAATTCTCTTGCCGGGAACCGAGCAATTAAAAGCGCGGGGAAAACAAGGGCTGGTGGCGATCGTAGACAATCTCGATCGCGTGGACAATCGCACCTTAGCGTCCGGGCGATCGCAACCGGAATATTTATTTGTCGATCGCGGCGAACAGTTGCGAAAACTCAAGTGTCACCTGGTTTACACCATTCCGTTGTCTTTAATGTTCTCCCACGATTGCGAAGCGCTCAAAAGTCGCTTGGGTGCGGGAGTAGCGCCTAAAGTGCTGCCGATGGTTCCGGTACGCTTGAAAACCGGGGAAGACTGTCGGGAAGGAATGGACTTGTTGCGCGAGGCGATCGTGGTGAGGGCGTTTCCCGAAGTCCCTTCCTCGGAGCGCTTGGAGCTCGTCGGCGAGTTGTTCGAGCGACCGGAAAGCCTCGATCGCCTCTGTCGCATTAGTGGCGGACACATTCGCAACTTACTCGGGTTGGTGTATCGCTGCTTGCAACAAGAAGATCCGCCCTTTGCTGCGGAAGCGGTGGAAACGGCGATTCAAGAACGGCGCGACGATCTGATTTTGGCGTTGAGCACCTCCGATTGGCAGCGATTGCGAGAAGTGGCTCAAACTAAAAATATCCGAGGGGAAGCCCGCGACCAATTGCTGTTACGCAGTATGTTTGTATTTGAGTATCGAGATGCCCGCGCCGGACGCTGGTTCGATATCAATCCGATGCTGGCGGAAACTAAAGCTTTGCTCGACGATCCGAGTACGATTCCTGCTGTGTAA
- a CDS encoding WD40 domain-containing protein, translating into MSQTEDAAVHNEEVLRRMLRAIALSQGQFSLMLVRCNFKRLRERTLELLRERVEGTIQELSLSSSVPSVFATIASAIGDRPPAALMIFGWERIEGLDLLFSVMNNMREEFRQHFHFPIFLWGDERVLRGFLRGAPDFASWATSTHLQLPTAEAIAELRAASEEVLRAAIDPHTAQFVTNCEILGCRRAMELEWLKKELDKRGIAIDRDLEANLHFVLGRDEYGGDRVAEAIAHYHKSLQLWEQYEPPKDAEDSSRCNLEQPPIAADPSAVAWETVNPSPTLVSQAIVHLHLGLCYRRQADLDRPHEREHLQRARQAIETCMELLELAQRPDLMAEFIAQEGEILRRLQDWPALARLAKQAIRLDRNWGKAHQLAQDYSFLAEVALQKQKWSDARKYAQEALALLDRAALSIPQHESLYLLLLAKAEAQLKQRRQAIERLVRARRKSDPQYDLHLHLEILQTLRSLHFDRGDYLRAFEIKQEYRAVSAQFGVRAFIGAGRLRLQRHSLNPSVAATRQQEAIAPEIIASGRERDVKHLIARLGEDRYKLTVIHGDSGVGKSSLVQAGLVPALKQRSIGSRDVLPVLVRVYTDWAWSLSKQLKRVLEELGLAPQESRLQAIEEEISGDLSAPGNTPCDAAEVGEQLQALHRELQHNGDRNLLTVLIFDQFEEFFFTCDRGERRTLFYEFLRDCLNIGFVKIIVLLREDYIHYLLDWNRRVGGLETVNSDILNKDVLYYLGNFSPEDARRLLNSLNERSSFYLEPDLIDALVADLAEDSGEVRPIELQVVGAQLQTENITTLAKYREVGTKERLVQRFLEEVIRDCGPRNERIARLVLYFLTEENGIRPLKTRAELMADLSPEFLQTEAQNHAVSLNAEVENHPEKLDLVLEIFERAGLIFLLRDFPTNRYQLVHDYLVSFIRQQEEIQENLKSLREKYKKLNTSYKILAELKQVQGRFNSFLKGALAAAGVGVLVLIGLVGQAQWQRQQGAIAEVEARSSLSKALLLTNNELGAIVESLKGAAKLKQTEAPLAIETESLYRLQQAVYTVTERNRLQGHRGSVVNVAFSPDGDRIATASTDNSVRIWSKTGELLHQLDSHTDWVRAVAWSPDGRLLVSASTDKTLKLWTRDGTLLNTIPGHGETITSLAVAPDGRAIATASLDKTVKLWNLDGQLMTMLSGHDKGISSVSFSPDGQTVATASLDSTVKLWTRDGQLRRTIPAHNQSIARVSFSPDGQTIATASTDRTIKLWKTDGTFIKTLIGHTDSVLDVTFSPDGETIASASKDSTVILWRADGTRIRILKGHLQDVWSVAFSPDGQTLASASSDNTVKLWHRYSRSLPAFRGHENEVLIVAFSPNGKVLASASKDRTVRLWTEDTKEFALLEGHKDAVWNLSFSPDGNLFATASEDTTVKIWRRYEPKPIATLTGHQQPVLAVSFDRDGNTIASAGKDGLLKLWTDRGRPILSIQAHDRPINSVTFLDKDDKIATASEDGTVKIWTRQGQLLNVLKDHQDTVYSIAYSPEYERLATASKDNTAKLWNLNGELLQTFEGHSDSVYWVSFNPEKPYLATASEDSTIKLWDFDGKLLATLEGHEQGVLSLSFRPDGKFLASASKDNRVILWNLDLDNLIDLSCDWLGDYLNFNKEFTENSKESNLNLCGK; encoded by the coding sequence ATGAGCCAAACTGAAGATGCAGCCGTCCACAACGAGGAAGTCCTACGGCGGATGTTGCGGGCGATCGCCTTATCTCAAGGGCAATTTTCCCTGATGTTGGTCCGTTGTAATTTTAAGCGCTTGCGGGAACGGACTTTAGAGCTGTTACGCGAGCGGGTCGAGGGGACGATTCAAGAATTAAGTTTATCCTCGTCGGTTCCCTCGGTGTTCGCGACGATCGCTTCTGCGATCGGCGATCGCCCTCCCGCAGCGCTGATGATTTTCGGTTGGGAACGGATCGAGGGTTTGGATCTGCTCTTCTCGGTGATGAATAACATGCGCGAGGAGTTCAGACAGCATTTCCACTTTCCGATTTTCCTCTGGGGTGACGAGCGGGTTTTGCGCGGCTTCTTGCGCGGGGCGCCGGATTTTGCCAGTTGGGCGACGAGTACCCACTTACAGCTTCCGACGGCGGAGGCGATCGCCGAATTGAGGGCGGCGAGTGAGGAGGTCTTGAGGGCGGCGATCGATCCGCATACGGCCCAATTCGTTACAAATTGCGAGATTTTGGGCTGTCGTCGGGCGATGGAGTTGGAATGGCTCAAAAAAGAACTCGACAAGCGAGGAATCGCGATCGATCGCGATTTGGAGGCGAATTTACATTTCGTCCTCGGTCGTGACGAGTACGGGGGCGATCGCGTGGCGGAGGCGATCGCCCACTACCACAAAAGTTTGCAACTCTGGGAGCAATACGAACCCCCAAAGGATGCTGAAGATTCTTCTCGCTGCAATTTAGAACAGCCGCCGATCGCCGCCGATCCGTCCGCCGTCGCCTGGGAAACAGTCAACCCCTCGCCGACCCTCGTTTCCCAGGCGATCGTTCACTTGCACCTCGGCTTATGTTATCGCCGCCAAGCCGATCTCGACCGCCCTCACGAACGGGAACACCTACAGCGCGCCCGCCAAGCTATCGAAACTTGCATGGAATTGCTCGAATTGGCGCAGCGTCCGGACTTGATGGCGGAGTTTATCGCCCAAGAGGGGGAAATTTTGCGGCGGTTGCAAGATTGGCCCGCGTTAGCGAGGTTAGCCAAACAGGCGATCCGCCTCGATCGCAATTGGGGAAAAGCCCATCAGCTCGCCCAGGATTACAGCTTTTTGGCGGAAGTGGCTTTACAAAAGCAAAAATGGTCCGACGCGCGTAAATATGCCCAAGAAGCCCTCGCTCTGTTGGATCGAGCCGCTCTATCGATCCCCCAACACGAAAGCTTGTATCTGTTGCTGCTGGCGAAAGCCGAGGCTCAGTTAAAACAGAGGCGACAGGCGATCGAACGTTTGGTTCGGGCGCGGCGCAAAAGCGATCCGCAATATGATTTACACTTGCATCTCGAAATTTTGCAAACCTTGCGATCGCTCCATTTCGATCGCGGCGACTACCTACGCGCTTTCGAGATCAAACAAGAATATCGGGCGGTGAGCGCTCAATTTGGGGTACGGGCGTTCATCGGGGCCGGACGCTTGCGCCTGCAGCGCCATTCCCTCAATCCCTCGGTCGCCGCCACCCGCCAACAGGAGGCGATCGCCCCGGAAATTATCGCTTCCGGTCGCGAACGGGATGTCAAGCACCTGATCGCTCGTCTCGGAGAAGACCGATACAAGCTCACGGTGATTCACGGCGATTCCGGTGTCGGTAAAAGTTCCCTGGTGCAAGCGGGGTTAGTTCCGGCGCTCAAACAGCGCTCGATCGGCTCGCGGGACGTTCTCCCGGTACTGGTAAGGGTGTATACCGATTGGGCGTGGAGTTTGAGCAAGCAGTTGAAGCGGGTTCTGGAGGAGTTGGGCTTAGCGCCGCAAGAGAGCCGCTTGCAGGCGATCGAAGAGGAGATTAGCGGGGATTTGAGCGCGCCGGGAAATACTCCGTGCGACGCCGCCGAGGTGGGCGAACAATTGCAGGCGTTACATCGCGAATTGCAGCACAATGGCGATCGCAATTTGCTGACGGTGTTGATTTTCGACCAATTTGAGGAGTTTTTCTTTACCTGCGATCGCGGCGAACGGCGTACCCTTTTTTATGAATTTCTGCGCGACTGTTTGAATATCGGTTTTGTTAAAATTATCGTCTTGCTGCGCGAAGATTACATTCACTATTTATTAGATTGGAATCGGCGCGTCGGCGGTCTGGAAACTGTCAATAGCGACATCTTAAACAAAGACGTTCTCTATTATTTAGGTAACTTTTCTCCCGAAGATGCCCGTCGCTTACTCAATAGTTTGAACGAGCGATCGTCCTTTTATCTCGAACCGGATTTAATCGATGCCCTCGTCGCCGACCTCGCCGAAGACTCCGGCGAAGTGCGTCCGATCGAACTACAAGTGGTCGGCGCCCAACTACAAACGGAAAACATTACGACATTAGCTAAATATCGCGAAGTCGGCACGAAAGAACGACTCGTCCAACGCTTTCTAGAAGAAGTCATTCGCGACTGCGGCCCGCGAAACGAACGGATCGCCCGTTTGGTTCTCTATTTTCTCACGGAAGAAAACGGCATCCGCCCCCTCAAAACCCGCGCGGAACTGATGGCGGACTTGTCTCCGGAATTTCTACAGACGGAAGCGCAAAATCATGCGGTTTCCCTCAATGCAGAAGTGGAGAACCATCCGGAGAAACTCGACCTCGTTTTAGAAATTTTTGAACGGGCGGGATTGATCTTTTTATTGCGCGATTTTCCGACGAACCGTTATCAATTAGTCCACGATTATTTAGTTTCTTTCATCCGCCAGCAAGAAGAAATCCAAGAAAATTTAAAATCCCTCCGCGAAAAATATAAAAAACTCAACACTTCCTATAAAATTCTCGCGGAACTCAAACAAGTCCAGGGACGGTTTAATTCATTTCTGAAAGGGGCTTTGGCGGCTGCCGGGGTCGGGGTGTTGGTGTTGATCGGATTGGTGGGACAGGCGCAATGGCAACGACAACAGGGGGCGATCGCCGAAGTCGAAGCTCGCAGTTCGCTCTCGAAAGCGTTGTTGTTGACGAACAACGAACTCGGCGCCATAGTCGAGAGCCTCAAAGGAGCGGCGAAGTTAAAGCAGACCGAGGCACCCCTGGCGATCGAAACGGAAAGCCTCTATCGCCTACAACAGGCGGTTTATACGGTCACCGAACGCAATCGTCTCCAAGGTCATCGCGGTAGTGTGGTCAACGTGGCGTTTTCCCCGGACGGCGATCGCATCGCGACGGCGAGTACGGATAACAGCGTGCGAATTTGGTCGAAAACGGGGGAATTACTCCACCAACTCGACAGTCATACCGATTGGGTGCGCGCCGTCGCCTGGTCGCCGGACGGTCGCCTACTCGTCAGCGCCAGTACGGATAAAACCCTCAAACTCTGGACTCGCGACGGTACCCTGCTCAATACGATTCCCGGACATGGGGAAACGATTACCAGCCTCGCCGTCGCACCGGACGGACGGGCGATCGCCACCGCTAGCTTAGATAAAACTGTCAAACTCTGGAATCTCGACGGTCAACTGATGACCATGCTTTCCGGTCACGACAAGGGGATTTCTAGCGTCTCCTTCTCTCCCGACGGTCAAACGGTGGCGACGGCTAGTTTGGACTCGACGGTCAAACTCTGGACTCGCGACGGTCAACTCCGCCGAACTATCCCCGCACACAACCAGTCGATCGCCCGGGTCAGCTTTTCCCCCGACGGTCAAACGATCGCCACCGCCAGCACCGATCGCACGATAAAATTATGGAAAACCGACGGCACTTTTATTAAAACCTTAATCGGACACACGGACTCCGTACTCGACGTGACTTTCTCCCCCGATGGCGAAACGATCGCCTCGGCGAGTAAAGATAGCACCGTGATTCTCTGGCGCGCCGACGGAACCCGGATCCGCATCCTCAAAGGACACCTCCAAGATGTCTGGAGTGTCGCCTTTTCTCCCGACGGTCAAACCCTCGCTTCCGCCAGCAGCGACAATACCGTTAAACTCTGGCATCGCTACAGTCGTTCGCTTCCCGCATTTCGCGGTCACGAGAACGAAGTGCTGATCGTCGCCTTCTCCCCGAACGGCAAAGTCCTCGCCTCCGCCAGCAAGGATCGAACGGTTCGTCTCTGGACTGAAGATACCAAGGAGTTTGCATTGCTAGAAGGCCACAAAGATGCGGTCTGGAATCTCAGTTTCAGTCCCGATGGTAACCTGTTCGCCACCGCCAGCGAGGACACGACGGTTAAAATTTGGCGTCGCTACGAACCGAAACCAATTGCCACTTTAACGGGACACCAGCAACCCGTTTTAGCGGTCAGTTTCGATCGCGACGGCAACACGATCGCCTCTGCCGGTAAAGACGGCTTGCTCAAGTTGTGGACCGATCGAGGTCGCCCAATTCTTTCGATTCAAGCCCACGATCGACCCATCAATAGTGTTACCTTTTTAGATAAAGATGACAAAATTGCTACCGCAAGTGAAGATGGCACGGTCAAAATTTGGACTCGCCAAGGTCAACTCTTAAATGTATTAAAAGACCATCAAGACACGGTTTACAGCATTGCTTATTCTCCCGAATACGAACGGCTCGCTACTGCCAGTAAAGATAACACGGCCAAACTGTGGAATTTGAACGGGGAATTGTTGCAAACTTTTGAAGGTCATAGCGACTCGGTATATTGGGTTAGTTTCAACCCTGAAAAACCATATCTGGCTACGGCGAGTGAAGACAGTACGATTAAACTGTGGGATTTCGATGGCAAGTTATTGGCGACTTTGGAAGGACACGAACAAGGGGTTTTAAGTTTAAGCTTTCGCCCCGATGGTAAGTTCCTCGCTTCTGCAAGTAAAGATAATCGCGTAATTTTATGGAATTTAGATTTAGATAACCTCATCGATCTCAGTTGTGATTGGTTGGGAGATTATTTGAATTTCAATAAGGAGTTTACTGAGAATAGTAAAGAATCTAATCTTAATTTGTGCGGTAAATAA
- a CDS encoding ABC transporter permease, producing MAFLFPFFNSRLWALIVKEVRQIFRNKQLIFLLIFPPTVQLLIFGLALSPDVDRLALGVVDYSQSDRSRELVSGLSQNNLFIPQFFSSSQAELGQKVRTGEITIGLVIPPDFAEELSEGKPADLQIIIDGVDANTAGIAAGYAKQIINNYARELQENSLDLPVRSQVRFLYNPGLISSWFFVPGVIGVVLTLTGSLLSSLTVIREKDVGTLEQLLMTPAAGWEILLAKILPLFILLMADLLLASSLGKFVFNLPFRGNFLLFLGLSAIYLWVCIGLGILLATIARNQQQVILTSFFFNVPLIQLSGAIAPIESMPPFFRTLSAFDPLRHYVAIARGLILKGVGFEVLWPRAIALLVFAVVLLAVSISRFRRQLE from the coding sequence ATGGCTTTTTTGTTTCCATTTTTCAATAGCAGATTGTGGGCCTTAATTGTTAAAGAAGTTCGGCAAATTTTCAGAAACAAACAACTGATCTTTTTGCTCATTTTCCCGCCTACCGTTCAACTGCTCATCTTCGGACTCGCCCTCAGTCCCGATGTCGATCGCCTCGCTTTGGGGGTCGTCGATTATTCTCAAAGCGATCGCAGTCGAGAATTAGTCTCGGGTTTAAGCCAAAATAATTTATTTATCCCACAATTTTTCAGCAGTAGTCAAGCAGAACTCGGCCAAAAAGTTCGCACGGGAGAGATTACGATCGGCTTGGTCATTCCCCCAGATTTTGCCGAAGAGTTGAGTGAGGGAAAACCCGCCGACCTTCAAATTATTATCGATGGAGTCGATGCGAACACGGCGGGGATTGCGGCGGGATATGCCAAACAAATCATTAACAATTACGCCCGAGAGTTACAAGAAAATAGCCTCGATCTTCCGGTGCGATCGCAAGTTCGTTTTCTGTACAATCCCGGTTTAATTAGTAGCTGGTTTTTCGTTCCCGGGGTGATTGGAGTCGTCTTGACCCTCACCGGATCTTTACTGTCTTCCCTAACGGTAATTCGCGAAAAAGATGTAGGAACTTTAGAGCAATTATTAATGACTCCTGCCGCCGGATGGGAAATTTTGCTCGCAAAAATTTTACCCCTGTTTATTTTATTGATGGCCGATTTATTATTGGCGTCGAGTCTGGGTAAATTTGTATTCAATCTCCCATTTCGGGGCAATTTTTTATTATTTTTAGGTTTGTCGGCGATTTATTTATGGGTTTGTATTGGTTTGGGAATTTTGTTGGCAACGATCGCCCGCAACCAGCAACAAGTTATTTTAACCTCTTTTTTCTTTAACGTTCCCTTAATTCAGCTTTCTGGGGCGATCGCGCCCATTGAAAGTATGCCGCCATTTTTCCGAACTTTATCAGCTTTTGACCCATTACGCCATTACGTGGCGATCGCCCGTGGTTTAATTCTTAAAGGCGTCGGTTTTGAGGTATTATGGCCGAGGGCGATCGCGCTTTTGGTGTTTGCAGTAGTATTATTAGCAGTTAGTATTAGTCGATTTCGCAGGCAATTAGAATAA
- the ureC gene encoding urease subunit alpha produces the protein MSYRIDRGAYAQTYGPTVGDRVRLADTELFVEVERDWTTYGDEVKFGGGKVIRDGMGQSPISNAAGAVDLVITNALILDWWGVVKADVGIKDGKIYKIGKAGNPYIQDDVDIIIGPGTEAIAGEGRILTAGGIDAHIHFICPQQIEVAIASGITTMLGGGTGPATGTNATTCTPGPWNIYRMLQAAEAFPVNLGFLGKGNSSQSEGLVEQVLAGAIGLKLHEDWGTTPAAIDTCLGVADDYDVQVAIHTDTLNEAGFVEQTIAAFKNRTIHTYHTEGAGGGHAPDIIKVCGQSNVLPSSTNPTRPYTVNTLEEHLDMLMVCHHLDRAIPEDVAFAESRIRRETIAAEDILHDLGAFSIISSDSQAMGRVGETIIRTWQSAHKMKVQRGRLSGETGENDNLRARRYVAKYTINPAITHGISHIVGSIEVGKLADLCLWDPAFFGVKPELVLKSGAIAYAQMGDANASIPTPQPIHMQPMFANFGASRTATSVTFMSQAAIDNEIPAQLGLQKQAIAVRETRNIGKKDMKLNDALPAIEVDPETYEVRADGELLTCEPAEVLPLAQRYFLF, from the coding sequence ATGAGCTATCGAATAGATCGGGGCGCTTACGCCCAAACTTACGGCCCGACCGTGGGCGATCGCGTGCGGTTGGCAGATACGGAACTATTTGTGGAAGTCGAACGGGATTGGACGACCTACGGCGACGAGGTGAAGTTCGGCGGCGGTAAAGTCATTCGCGACGGGATGGGACAGTCCCCCATTTCCAACGCCGCCGGGGCCGTCGATTTAGTGATTACCAATGCTTTAATCCTCGATTGGTGGGGGGTGGTCAAGGCCGATGTCGGCATTAAAGACGGCAAAATTTACAAGATCGGCAAGGCGGGAAACCCTTACATTCAGGACGATGTAGACATCATCATCGGGCCGGGAACCGAGGCGATCGCCGGAGAAGGACGCATTCTCACCGCAGGCGGGATCGACGCTCACATTCACTTTATCTGTCCGCAACAAATTGAAGTGGCGATCGCCTCCGGCATCACTACAATGTTAGGTGGCGGTACGGGTCCGGCCACGGGAACGAACGCCACGACCTGCACCCCGGGGCCGTGGAATATTTATCGCATGTTACAAGCGGCGGAGGCTTTCCCGGTCAATCTCGGCTTTCTCGGTAAAGGCAACAGCAGCCAAAGTGAAGGCTTGGTCGAGCAAGTTCTCGCCGGGGCGATCGGCTTGAAACTGCACGAGGACTGGGGAACAACTCCGGCGGCGATCGATACTTGTTTGGGCGTGGCGGACGACTACGACGTGCAAGTAGCGATCCATACCGATACCCTCAACGAGGCCGGGTTTGTCGAACAAACGATCGCCGCATTTAAAAATCGCACGATTCATACCTATCACACCGAAGGCGCGGGCGGCGGTCACGCCCCGGATATTATTAAAGTTTGCGGCCAAAGTAACGTTTTACCCTCTTCTACCAATCCGACGCGCCCCTATACCGTCAATACGTTGGAAGAACACCTCGATATGTTGATGGTGTGCCACCACCTCGATCGCGCCATTCCCGAAGATGTCGCCTTCGCCGAATCGCGCATTCGCCGCGAAACGATCGCCGCCGAGGATATCCTGCACGATTTGGGCGCCTTCAGCATCATTTCCTCGGACTCCCAGGCAATGGGACGCGTGGGAGAAACGATTATCCGTACCTGGCAGAGTGCCCATAAAATGAAAGTCCAACGCGGTCGCCTCTCCGGCGAAACTGGGGAAAACGATAACTTGCGCGCCCGTCGCTACGTGGCAAAATATACAATAAACCCGGCAATTACTCACGGAATTTCTCATATAGTGGGCTCGATCGAAGTCGGTAAACTCGCCGACTTGTGTTTGTGGGATCCCGCCTTTTTCGGCGTCAAACCGGAATTGGTTCTCAAAAGTGGGGCGATCGCCTACGCCCAAATGGGGGACGCCAACGCCAGTATCCCCACCCCGCAACCGATTCACATGCAACCGATGTTCGCCAACTTCGGCGCTTCTCGGACTGCGACCTCGGTGACTTTCATGTCCCAGGCGGCGATTGACAACGAAATTCCGGCGCAATTGGGTTTGCAGAAACAGGCGATCGCCGTCCGCGAAACCCGCAACATCGGCAAAAAAGATATGAAATTAAACGACGCCCTCCCGGCGATCGAAGTCGATCCGGAAACCTACGAAGTGCGTGCCGATGGTGAATTACTGACCTGCGAACCTGCAGAAGTTTTACCCTTGGCCCAGCGCTATTTCTTGTTCTAA
- a CDS encoding ABC transporter ATP-binding protein yields the protein MHLEVNNLYKRFPTRRGSLLALDNINLHIEEGEFVCAVGASGSGKSTLLRLIAGLEMPSSGEILVDREPVRGPGSDRGMVFQNYTLYPWMTVAKNVGFGLKLQGISASERRDRVAYYLEIVGLSQFAHALPNELSGGMKQRVAIARALASRPKILLMDEPFGALDVQTKEIMQQFLLQIWEQTGTTILTITHDVEEAVFLSERIYVLSARPGRVREQIKIELPGERTQAMRRSPAFQQYKYRIMGLLRGEEECDEMPLAV from the coding sequence ATGCATTTAGAAGTCAATAATCTTTACAAGCGTTTTCCAACGCGGCGCGGTTCTTTACTCGCTTTAGACAATATTAACCTTCATATTGAAGAGGGAGAGTTTGTCTGTGCGGTCGGCGCTTCTGGTTCGGGAAAATCGACGTTATTGCGTTTAATTGCCGGGTTGGAAATGCCGAGTTCGGGGGAAATTTTAGTCGATCGCGAACCCGTGCGCGGACCGGGGAGCGATCGCGGGATGGTCTTCCAAAATTATACCCTTTATCCTTGGATGACGGTCGCTAAAAATGTCGGTTTCGGATTAAAATTACAAGGAATCTCGGCATCGGAACGGCGCGATCGCGTCGCCTATTATTTAGAAATAGTTGGTTTATCCCAATTTGCCCATGCTTTACCGAATGAATTATCCGGCGGGATGAAACAACGGGTGGCGATCGCCCGGGCGTTAGCATCCCGTCCAAAAATCCTGTTAATGGACGAACCTTTTGGGGCGTTAGACGTACAAACTAAAGAAATAATGCAGCAGTTTCTCTTACAAATTTGGGAACAAACCGGAACCACAATTTTAACGATCACCCACGACGTAGAAGAAGCAGTCTTTTTATCCGAACGGATCTATGTTTTAAGCGCCCGTCCCGGTCGCGTCCGCGAACAAATCAAAATCGAATTACCGGGAGAACGTACCCAAGCGATGCGACGATCGCCAGCATTTCAACAGTACAAATATCGCATTATGGGACTGTTGCGCGGCGAGGAAGAATGCGACGAAATGCCATTAGCTGTTTGA
- a CDS encoding ABC transporter permease encodes MNKSAEPIEEQPPNSPKIIQPSVFWRIGENIPEQLRWKLMVLSIAIPVILWWTISTSGLVKPLFLPSPGQVLQAIYKLWVSGDLPKDIGASLFRVLSGFSLAAIVSIPLGTLMGTFASLRALLEPIIGIVRYMPAPAFIPLLILYFGLGEAPKILLIFIGTLFFNTLMVMDAVKFVPKELIETSYTLGGERKQVFWQVIFPYITPSIIDAARVNMAASWNLVIVAELVAATEGLGRRISVAQRFLRTDEIFAGLIVIGLIGLTIDLLFRLALRLSCRWATN; translated from the coding sequence ATGAATAAAAGCGCGGAACCTATCGAAGAACAACCGCCGAATTCTCCCAAAATTATCCAACCGAGCGTCTTTTGGAGAATTGGCGAGAATATCCCCGAACAGTTGCGGTGGAAATTAATGGTTTTGTCGATCGCCATTCCCGTTATTTTGTGGTGGACGATCTCGACTTCGGGTTTAGTCAAACCTTTGTTTTTACCCAGTCCCGGACAAGTTTTACAAGCAATTTACAAATTGTGGGTCAGTGGGGATTTACCTAAAGATATTGGTGCGAGTTTATTTCGAGTTTTAAGTGGCTTTAGTTTAGCGGCGATCGTTTCCATTCCCCTCGGAACTTTAATGGGAACTTTTGCCAGTTTACGGGCGTTACTCGAACCGATTATCGGGATCGTTCGTTATATGCCAGCCCCAGCGTTTATTCCCTTACTTATTTTATATTTTGGCTTGGGAGAAGCGCCAAAAATTTTATTAATTTTTATCGGTACTTTATTCTTCAACACCTTAATGGTTATGGATGCGGTGAAATTCGTTCCGAAAGAGTTAATCGAAACCTCTTACACCCTGGGTGGTGAACGAAAACAAGTGTTTTGGCAAGTCATTTTCCCCTACATTACCCCGAGTATTATTGATGCGGCGCGGGTCAATATGGCGGCGTCTTGGAATTTAGTAATTGTCGCCGAGTTGGTGGCGGCGACGGAGGGTTTGGGACGGCGGATTAGCGTCGCTCAACGCTTTCTCAGAACCGATGAAATTTTTGCGGGTTTAATTGTTATCGGACTGATTGGATTGACCATCGATTTATTATTCCGTTTAGCTTTGAGATTATCTTGTCGTTGGGCGACCAATTAA